A stretch of the Corylus avellana chromosome ca6, CavTom2PMs-1.0 genome encodes the following:
- the LOC132183749 gene encoding (S)-coclaurine N-methyltransferase-like, with protein MVGLMQVPYDATVRLMLSTLERNLLPDAVIRKLTRLLLAGRLRSGYKPSSELQLSDLLQFVLSLREMPIAIKTDEPKAQHYELPTSFFKLVLGKNLKYSCCYFSDKSNTLEDAEVAMLELYCERSQLKDGHSVLDIGCGWGSLSLYIAQKYSNCKVTGICNSTTQKAHIDQQCRDLQLQNVEIVVSDISTFEMEASYDRLFSIEMFEHMKNYKDLLKKISKWMKQDSLLFVHHFCHKAFAYHFEDINDDDWITRFFFTGGTMPSANLLLYFQDDVSVVNHWLVNGKHYAQTSEEWLKRMDQKSASIKPIMESTYGKDSAVKWTVYWRTFFIAVAELFNYNDGEEWMVAHFLFKKK; from the exons atgGTTGGGCTTATGCAGGTACCCTACGACGCCACAGTGAGGCTGATGCTATCTACACTGGAGCGCAATTTGCTACCAGACGCTGTGATACGGAAGCTCACACGGCTGCTGCTGGCCGGCCGGCTTCGCTCCGGTTACAAGCCGTCTTCCGAACTCCAGCTGTCCGACCTCCTCCAATTCGTACTTT CTCTAAGGGAGATGCCCATAGCCATCAAGACTGACGAGCCGAAGGCTCAACATTACGAGCTTCCAACCTCTTTCTTCAAGCTCGTCCTTGGAAAGAATCTTAAATACAG TTGTTGTTACTTCTCTGACAAGTCTAATACCCTAGAGGACGCTGAAGTAGCAATGTTGGAGCTTTACTGTGAGAGGTCACAGTTAAAAGATGGTCACTCTGTTCTTGATATTGGATGTGGCTGGGGGTCACTCTCTTTATACATTGCACAGAAGTATAGTAACTGCAAGGTTACAGGGATTTGCAATTCAACAACCCAGAAAGCACATATTGATCAGCAGTGTAG GGATCTTCAGCTGCAGAATGTAGAGATCGTTGTTTCAGATATTAGCACATTCGAAATGGAAGCATCCTATGATCGATTATTTTCAATCGAAATGTTTGAG CATATGAAGAACTATAAGGATCTTCTAAAGAAGATATCCAAGTGGATGAAACAGGATAGCCTTCTCTTTGTTCACCATTTCTGCCACAAAGCATTTGCCTACCACTTTGAG GACATAAATGATGATGACTGGATTACTAGATTCTTCTTTACTGGAGGTACAATGCCTTCAGCAAATCTGCTTCTATATTTTCAG GATGATGTTTCAGTTGTTAATCATTGGCTTGTGAATGGGAAGCATTACGCACAGACAAG TGAAGAGTGGCTGAAAAGAATGGACCAGAAGTCTGCTTCCATCAAGCCAATTATGGAGTCAACCTACGGCAAGGATTCTGCTGTCAAGTGGACTGTCTACTGGAGAACATTCTTCATTGCTGTCGCAGAACTCTTTAATTACAATGATGGAGAAGAATGGATGGTTGCACATTTCTtattcaaaaagaaataa
- the LOC132185701 gene encoding probable WRKY transcription factor 50, producing MLSSFFRHYYHSEMAAGNNYRVPLDFHERDQFADHSILELPADQYLMFDDCWVEEDPPSDASGSVQNPVYQANEVVESGGSRSSHPDGSSRTRERENDNERREVRERVAFRTISEVEVLDDGFKWRKYGKKMVKNSPNPRNYYRCSVDGCPVKKRVERDNEDPRCVITTYEGVHNHQSSF from the exons atGCTTTCAAGCTTTTTTCGACACTACTACCACTCAGAAATGGCTGCTGGCAACAATTATAGAGTACCCTTGGATTTTCATGAGAGAGATCAGTTTGCCGACCACTCCATTTTGGAGCTTCCGGCCGATCAGTACTTGATGTTCGATGACTGCTGGGTGGAGGAGGATCCGCCGTCTGATGCTTCTGGGTCTGTTCAGAATCCTGTTTATCAAGCAAATGAAGTCGTCGAGTCTGGTGGGAGTCGCAGCAGCCACCCTGATGGGTCTAGTAGAA CGAGAGAGCGTGAGAATGACAACGAGAGAAGGGAAGTGAGAGAAAGAGTTGCGTTTAGAACAATATCAGAGGTTGAAGTTCTGGACGACGGGTTCAAGTGGAGGAAGTATGGGAAGAAAATGGTCAAGAACAGCCCAAATCCCAG AAACTACTACAGATGTTCCGTTGACGGATGCCCTGTGAAGAAAAGAGTTGAGAGAGATAACGAGGATCCAAGGTGTGTGATTACAACATACGAAGGCGTCCATAACCACCAGAGTTCTTTCtag